One Candidatus Nezhaarchaeota archaeon DNA segment encodes these proteins:
- a CDS encoding creatininase family protein has product MKKVALAEMSWDQVKDLLAKTDVVLVPVGSLEQHGLHLPLETDTILASEVARRAAVKAEVALAPTIPFGFSVEHMNFPGTISLSPETLMRVIEDVSRSLIHHGFKKIFFINGHGGNVGVLTAAIQSLKGEFEAVFGLINIWELAMSEFQELRESEPGKMGHADEFETSLLLRVDASKVRIDEMKIEQRSKFSTALSLDPFILTDKVRVAWRAEEFSRTGVIGDPSKATWEKGEKLLNSIVENLVKFLNDVKNIAP; this is encoded by the coding sequence TTGAAGAAGGTCGCGCTTGCGGAGATGAGCTGGGACCAAGTAAAGGACCTACTCGCAAAGACAGACGTGGTTCTGGTGCCGGTTGGAAGTCTTGAACAACATGGCCTACACCTACCTTTAGAAACGGACACGATCTTAGCCTCAGAAGTCGCGCGGAGGGCAGCCGTGAAAGCCGAGGTAGCATTGGCACCCACTATACCATTTGGCTTTTCGGTTGAGCACATGAACTTCCCAGGAACAATTTCATTAAGCCCAGAGACTTTAATGAGAGTTATAGAGGATGTTTCCAGAAGCTTAATTCATCATGGCTTTAAGAAAATCTTCTTCATAAATGGGCATGGCGGCAACGTGGGCGTTCTCACGGCCGCGATCCAGTCCTTGAAAGGAGAGTTTGAAGCGGTTTTTGGCTTAATTAATATATGGGAGCTGGCGATGAGCGAATTTCAGGAGCTTAGGGAGTCGGAGCCCGGTAAAATGGGCCATGCTGATGAGTTCGAAACCTCCTTGCTCTTAAGAGTGGATGCGTCTAAAGTTCGAATAGACGAAATGAAGATTGAGCAGCGATCAAAGTTTTCTACGGCCCTCTCGCTGGACCCTTTCATATTAACTGACAAGGTTCGGGTCGCATGGCGAGCAGAAGAGTTCTCGAGGACCGGAGTAATCGGTGACCCTAGTAAGGCTACATGGGAGAAAGGTGAGAAATTGCTAAACAGCATAGTGGAAAACCTCGTCAAATTCCTAAACGACGTAAAAAACATAGCTCCTTGA